GACGACCTCAAGCTTCAGGGTCGGGTCAAGCTCCTTGAGCAGTACGGCCAGGGTGGCACTCATGATGCCCGCGCCTACCAGTACCACATCAACCGATTCGTTCTGCGCCATTTAACGCGTCTCCACAATCTACAGCTACCTAATTGACAGCATAGGACCCCAGGGTCACCAGGATCGCCATGTCCGACTCTTCGCAGTTCTTGCAACTTCCGCGGACACCGCCAATCAGTCTTTGGGTTCGAGTATTGAACCCCGCAGCCGCGGGTGCGGCAATTCGACTTATGGTCAAGGTGTCGTGCGTGCGCTATGGAACGGCCTCAATCACCCAGAGAAAATGAGTGTTTCAGCCGCCTGTTCAGGGCTGTTCGGGACACATCTGCCGCTTTTGCACATGCCAGACTGTTCATTGCTCGCCACACTCTCGTGAAGTTGTGAAAAACCGTTTTTTCACGCTCTTTTGGAGTCGTGAACCTCAAAAGGGGACTGCGCGATGGCAACCCACAGGTTCATGCAGTGCGAAGGGCCAGAAAGCAGGCACGACAGCCGATGCAAGACCTGAGTGGAAGGCTCTCTGTGGGCTGGGCGGTGAAGGTGCCGGGGTCAAGCGGCAGGTGCGGGGCCCGATCAGGAGACGTCCTTATAATCGGGGGGAGATTATAGCGATGTCGCGGGCAGAAAGGTCGTTAATCGTGCTTTTTATTGCAGCGTTTGTCAGGCCGGCAGGCTGCGTTGCTGCCACCGGCGGCTTGCATGGGCGCAAAGCCGGGCTTCGGCGGCCCAGCCAGCGCAGATGGATTTCGTCGATCTGCACCTATCCAGTGCCCCCCTGGCGGCTGGTTGCATTGCTTGAATGCCAGGCATCTGCCCTGTTCGTCGAGGCGGGCATAGCAGCTGTCGCGCGGGCGTTTGAAGAACAGCGTGCAAAACGAGGCCATGGCAGCGAGTGCTGTGCATCAGGGCTTGGCGCAAGGATAACGTGGGTGCCATGAAACGATTGTGACAAGCGGGCCGGCCGATGACTGGTCAGCCCCTGGCTAGGTATACTGTGGGCCTTTGCCGCATTTTCTGGAGAAACGCGCATGTTGCAACGTCTGTTGTTCGGTTTGATCGCCGTGGCCAGCCTCAGCCTGGTCGGTTGTGCCCACAGCCCGCAACAACTCAGCCCGCAACCCAAGCTCAATGCCCAGCTCGCACCGGTCGGCCACGGCCAGCCGGTAGTGGTCAAGGTGGTCGATGGCCGGGCTTCGCAGTCGCTGGGCACCCGGGGTGGCATGTACCCTGAAACCAGCACCATCAGCGTGAGTGGCAACGATGTCGTGCCCAAGCTGCAGGCCCAGGCAGAGGCCGCCGTGCGCCTGCTGGGCTTTACCCCAACGCCCAACGCCTACAACGCGCCGCAGCTGACCGTGACCCTGGCCGAGCTGAAGTATCAGTCGCCGAAAGACAACCTGTACGTGACCGAGGCCACCATTGGCGCCACCTTCCGTGCCGACGTCTCCAACGCCAACCGCCGTTACAGCGGCCGTTATGGTGCTTCGCTGGACCAGCGTTTCGGCATGGCGCCGAACCAGGAAACCAACACCAAGCTGGTGGGTGATGTACTGAGCGATGCCTTGACCCGCCTGTTCAAGGACCCGACCATCGGTCAGGTGCTGGGCGAGTAAGCATTCGTTCATTGAATTGAAAAGCCCGCTGCCTGGTTTCAGGCAGCGGGCTTTTTTGTTTGTCTGCACCGGCCACTTCCCGGGCAGCATCGGTGAGGCCTCAAGCCGCTTCGATATGAAAGTCCAGCACGCTGACGCCTGTGAGCATGTCCACTTCCGGCAAGTCCTGATGCACATGCCCCCCCAGGGCGCAGTAGACCAGCCACTGGCGGTCCTGGACATTGATGGCGAAGCCGTCGATCAGCGCCTGCTGCTCATCGCTCTGGGCCACGAGGTAGAGGCGATCCTGGTTTTCGGCGTGCAGCATGGACTAGCTCCGTCATGAGAAGAGGCCGACAGGGTGGCCTGTTCTGATGACGAGCATGTGACAGATGAAATTTAGTGACAGTTGGTCGCCAAGGCCGGGCGCTGCGGGTGGACTTCGGTAGAATGCCGGCCTTCGCTGTCGTTATATCCGAGGTTGCGTGATGTCCTTGCAAGTGCTCTGGGGGTTCCTGGCCGCCCACCCGACCAAGCTGATCAATCTGCTGGCGCTGCTGATGACCTGCCCGGGCGGGTTGCTGCTGCAAAGTGCGCGGCGCCGCGAGGCTGTCAGCCGTGAAAGCCTGGCCGTGGAGGATGGGGTGGTGGATGCGTTCGACCAGCGGGTGCCGCGCTATTACTACATCCTCGGGTTTTCCTGCCTGGCGATGGCCTTGCTGGTGTCTTGGTTCAGTACCTGGATCTGATACATCGGGGCCGCTTGGCGGCCCCATCGCCGGCAAGCCGGCTCCCACAGGGACATGAGCAGCCCCCGACAGGTCAGGCCACCGGCGCCTGTTGCCTGACCTGATACTGGTTGCGCACCGGCGTTGCATACTGCAGCACCAGATACGGCCGCTGCTCCTCAGGGCAAGCGTCCAGGCGGCTCTGCCATTGCTCCTTGGCTTTCGCCAGCTCTTCGGCCGGGAACACCTTCTCGGCGCTTGGCACCTGCAGTGCCTCGTCCTTCTCGCTCCACATCGCATAGGCCAGGTAGTGCACCGGGAACAGCCGGTAACCGCCGAGGATCTGCCGATCGATTTCCTGGGCCAGCTGTTTGGTATCTTCGTAGTACTCGGTAACCGGCGCGGCGAAGTTGATGTGCACGCGGCCTTTGTATCCGGTAATGCCCTTGGCGATGCTGTTGTCGTCTTCGCCCGCTGCCTTCTTGTAGGTGCCGGTCGTGGCGCGGATGTACAGCTCGCGCGCCTTGGCCTGGTCGCAAGGGTCGTATTCGTAGCTGATCGAC
The Pseudomonas sp. KU43P genome window above contains:
- a CDS encoding YajG family lipoprotein, with product MLQRLLFGLIAVASLSLVGCAHSPQQLSPQPKLNAQLAPVGHGQPVVVKVVDGRASQSLGTRGGMYPETSTISVSGNDVVPKLQAQAEAAVRLLGFTPTPNAYNAPQLTVTLAELKYQSPKDNLYVTEATIGATFRADVSNANRRYSGRYGASLDQRFGMAPNQETNTKLVGDVLSDALTRLFKDPTIGQVLGE